In the Helianthus annuus cultivar XRQ/B chromosome 11, HanXRQr2.0-SUNRISE, whole genome shotgun sequence genome, one interval contains:
- the LOC110888168 gene encoding uncharacterized protein LOC110888168 yields the protein MKNDTKKAKQVVVDDDGFTVDKRKMARVGVVPKKQKQKFIYKPKSNKSDPSTSGTKEVNGNMKKVDSVKSRNSFEALSEIGEQELKDGNVVNKNVTNNTGQQSERDDEVEEIIPTEMANFMKNASHDQVSEGASTPGQNESHVNATNLASVCNKVFRRWSWTSNGGLCQRGARIILGWNNELVDVMVLAQNEQVILTQIWSKVDNTNVFCSFVYAKNTYQDRRGLWEDLCRHKLLCSDKAWYVMGDFNSALHADDSSFGTSSQSIGMREFYECVQQSELVDVKGHGIHFTWNQKPREGIGLLRKIDRVMCNIKDLEMFPDAFVIFHPSRVSDHTHCILKLNKVNSSFKPKPFKFANFIASKPEFKVCVEREWAKSIAGCTMFSVTNKLLKCKNNRSKIHCIRDVAGNRFEGEEAVAALVNHYAIFLGTEDQVSNIYNSDVFVNVVDQNDANSMVRQVTREEVKKAMFSISETKADGYTSAFFKHAWEIVGNEITDAVLEFFDNGQMLKQVNHTILALIPKVETPDSVLDYRPISCCNVLYKCISKIITDRLKGSLESLVSINQSAFVPGRRISDNILLTQELMHNYHLNKGPPRCAFKIDIQKAYDTVSWSFLERILFQFGLHKKMVKWIMSCVTTATYSLSINGNLHGFFKGKRGLRQGDPMSPYLFTLVMEVLTLGLQKAASASSLFQYHAHCKKQKIINVSFADDLFIFVHGSTYSVSKIKTALEDFTRMSGLVPSLAKSTVFFCNVPQHIRQEILNIMPFQEGSLPVRYLGVPLISSKLTASHCKVLVDRMDKKINNWMTKTLSFAGRLQLINSVLSAMHIYWASVFIIPARVINDLEKRLRRFLWNAGNIGKVKAKVAWNDVCLPKQEGGLGIRRVGDVNRALITNHIWSILVNRKSLWVQWIYDYKVKDQNFWEIQGRGSMSWGWRKILSIRNIVRPFVWKVIRSGRQTNAWSDNRCHLSPLRAMITPRRIANAGFNLSSSVADLLDSNGQWNWPQAWYDLYPVLIGLSLDMPSPQLQDLTFWKDLEGNQRHFSSLEVWMNVRAMVDMDTVTGSWASILEWMEQHSNSNTLDRVVCKLVVAATTYFIWQERNNRLFNRIHGSVSQVAEKIKHTVQLRLMDFKLQKHVDYNRVVTRWQIPARALNEDPG from the exons ATGAAGAATGATACTAAGAAAGCCAAACAAGTAGTAGTGGATGATGATGGGTTTACCGTGGATAAGAGGAAGATGGCTCGAGTGGGTGTTGTCCCAAAGAAACAAAAGCAGAAATTTATATATAAGCCTAAGTCTAATAAATCGGACCCGAGCACATCAGGTACAAAGGAGGTAAATGGTAACATGAAGAAGGTGGATAGTGTTAAATCTCGTAATTCCTTTGAAGCTTTATCGGAAATTGGTGAGCAAGAGCTGAAAGATGGCAATGTGGTGAACAAGAACGTGACTAATAATACTGGGCAACAATCTGAGAGGGATGACGAGGTGGAGGAGATTATTCCGACGGAGATGGCAAACTTTATGAAGAATGCTAGTCATGATCAGgtttctgagggggcaagcactcccggtcaaAACG AATCTCATGTGAATGCTACCAATCTGGCTAGTGTGTGTAACAAAGTTTTTAGACGGTGGAGCTGGACGTCAAACGGAGGTTTATGTCAGCGGGGTGCAAGAATCATTCTTGGTTGGAATAATGAGCTGGTGGACGTAATGGTTTTAGCGCAAAATGAGCAGGTCATTCTTACTCAAATTTGGTCTAAAGTTGATAATACGAATGTTTTCTGTTCTTTTGTTTACGCGAAGAACACTTACCAAGATCGTCGGGGCCTGTGGGAAGATTTGTGCCGGCATAAGCTATTGTGTTCGGACAAAGCTTGGTACGTTATGGGGGACTTTAATTCAGCTTTGCATGCTGATGACTCGTCTTTTGGGACGTCTAGTCAATCGATAGGTATGCGGGAATTTTATGAGTGTGTGCAACAGTCGGAGCTTGTTGATGTAAAAGGGCATGGAATTCATTTCACGTGGAATCAGAAGCCGAGAGAAGGTATTGGTTTGCTTAGGAAAATTGATCGGGTTATGTGCAATATCAAGGATCTGGAGATGTTTCCGGATGCCTTTGTTATCTTTCATCCATCCCGAGTTTCCGATCACACCCATTGTATCTTGAAGCTGAATAAGGTGAACTCCTCCTTCAAGCCGAAGCCGTTTAAATTCGCAAATTTTATAGCATCCAAACCTGAGTTCAAAGTTTGTGTGGAGCGTGAATGGGCTAAATCTATTGCTGGTTGTACTATGTTCTCGGTGACCAATAAGCTGC TCAAATGCAAAAACAACCGAAGTAAAATTCATTGTATTCGGGATGTAGCAGGAAATCGGTTTGAAGGTGAAGAGGCGGTGGCTGCTCTTGTCAATCATTACGCGATTTTTTTGGGCACGGAGGATCAGGTGTCGAACATCTATAACTCAGATGTTTTCGTTAATGTGGTAGACCAAAATGATGCGAATAGTATGGTTAGACAAGTTACTCGTGAAGAGGTGAAAAAGGCCATGTTCAGTATAAGTGAAACTAAAGCTGACGGGTATACTTCGGCTTTCTTTAAGCATGCTTGGGAAATAGTGGGTAATGAGATAACGGATGCGGTTTTGGAGTTTTTTGACAATGGTCAAATGCTGAAACAAGTAAATCATACTATCTTAGCTCTCATTCCCAAAGTGGAGACGCCAGACTCGGTTCTAGATTACCGACCTATATCTTGCTGCAACGTGCTCTATAAATGTATCAGTAAGATCATTACGGACAGATTAAAGGGCAGTTTGGAGTCGCTGGTCAGCATTAATCAGTCTGCTTTTGTTCCAGGTAGGCGGATATCTGATAATATTCTCTTAACGCAAGAATTGATGCACAATTATCACTTAAATAAAGGCCCTCCTAGATGTGCTTTCAAGATAGACATTCAAAAGGCATATGACACGGTGAGCTGGTCGTTTTTGGAGAGGATTCTTTTTCAATTTGGCTTGCATAAGAAAATGGTGAAGTGGATAATGTCGTGCGTCACCACGGCAACATATTCTTTGAGCATTAACGGCAACCTTCACGGTTTCTTTAAAGGGAAACGGGGTTTGCGTCAAGGGGATCCCATGTCCCCGTATTTGTTCACTCTTGTTATGGAGGTGCTCACTTTAGGTCTTCAGAAGGCCGCTAGTGCAAGCTCGTTGTTCCAATACCATGCTCATTGTAAGAAACAAAAGATAATAAACGTATCGTTTGCTGatgatttgtttatttttgtGCATGGAAGTACCTATTCGGTTAGCAAGATCAAGACCGCTCTGGAGGATTTCACGAGAATGTCGGGGCTGGTTCCGAGCCTTGCAAAAAGCACGGTGTTTTTCTGTAACGTGCCGCAGCATATTCGACAGGAAATTCTAAATATTATGCCTTTCCAGGAAGGTTCCTTGCCTGTTCGATACCTAGGTGTGCCGTTGATCTCATCAAAGTTGACCGCTAGCCATTGTAAAGTCCTAGTTGACCGAATGGACAAAAAGATCAACAATTGGATGACAAAAACTCTATCTTTTGCGGGAAGGCTTCAGCTTATCAACTCGGTTCTTTCAGCAATGCATATCTACTGGGCCTCAGTTTTTATTATCCCGGCTCGTGTCATAAATGACCTGGAGAAACGTTTGCGTCGCTTCCTCTGGAATGCGGGTAATATTGGTAAGGTTAAAGCTAAGGTTGCGTGGAATGATGTCTGTCTACCGAAACAGGAGGGTGGCTTAGGCATTAGGCGGGTTGGGGATGTAAACAGAGCCCTAATCACTAACCATATCTGGAGCATTCTGGTAAACCGCAAGTCATTATGGGTGCAATGGATCTATGATTATAAAGTGAAGGATCAGAATTTCTGGGAGATTCAAGGTAGGGGTAGTATGAGCTGGGGGTGGAGGAAGATTCTATCCATTCGCAACATTGTTCGGCCTTTCGTTTGGAAAGTCATTCGGTCTGGAAGGCAAACAAATGCTTGGAGTGACAACCGGTGTCACTTGAGTCCTCTTAGGGCGATGATAACTCCAAGACGAATTGCAAATGCGGGTTTTAATCTCAGTTCTTCGGTTGCGGATTTGCTTGACAGCAATGGTCAATGGAATTGGCCTCAAGCGTGGTATGATCTCTATCCAGTTTTGATTGGGTTGAGCCTTGATATGCCTAGTCCTCAGTTACAGGATCTAACGTTTTGGAAGGATTTGGAGGGCAATCAGCGACATTTTAGCTCGTTGGAA GTCTGGATGAACGTAAGGGCTATGGTTGATATGGATACCGTTACTGGATCTTGGGCTTCAATTTTGGAGTGGATGGAGCAGCACTCGAATTCAAATACCTTAGATCGTGTGGTATGTAAGTTGGTGGTAGCGGCTACGACGTATTTTATTTGGCAAGAACGCAATAACAGGCTCTTCAACAGAATTCATGGTTCGGTGAGTCAGGTTGCCGAGAAGATTAAACACACAGTCCAGCTTCGGTTGATGGATTTCAAGCTTCAAAAGCATGTGGATTACAACAGAGTTGTGACGAGGTGGCAGATCCCAGCAAGGGCGCTGAATGAAGACCCGGGTTAA